In Balaenoptera acutorostrata unplaced genomic scaffold, mBalAcu1.1 scaffold_1280, whole genome shotgun sequence, a single window of DNA contains:
- the LOC130706885 gene encoding homeobox protein cut-like 1 — translation WSVPELVSSRTGECSAGRGLAERRTAHQPQREARRSRDAEGGQAPRSSPPPRARRSRAAEGLTSAGGPGRGAAQVVQGRPRLGARRALAQRGAECEPGPEPPRVGKGGEEPGSAPAAAWGGAGRSRGARARRRGRDRAAIGRAQVGRWERGASVDRGAAVRFFSRPFSPPQARAPCGGGGGGASEAGGGGCARAWWSGATRKNPVLVVQLLGSVL, via the coding sequence CATGGTCAGTCCCTGAACTAGTGTCCTCCCGGACTGGGGAGTGCAGCGCGGGGCGGGGACTCGCAGAGAGGAGAACAGCGCATCAACCCCAGCGGGAGGCGCGCAGGTCTCGGGATGCGGAAGGCGGGCAGGCGCCGCGCTCCTCTCCGCCCCCACGAGCAAGACGGTCACGTGCAGCGGAGGGGCTGACCTCCGCGGGCGGGCCTGGGAGGGGCGCCGCGCAGGTGGTTCAGGGTCGCCCGAGGCTAGGCGCGAGGCGGGCGCTTGCGCAGCGCGGGGCGGAGTGCGAGCCGGGGCCGGAACCGCCGCGGGTCGGGAAGGGCGGGGAGGAGCCTGGGAGCGCGCCGGCCGCCGcatggggaggggcggggcggagccGCGGCGCGCGCGCCCGTCGGAGGGGGCGGGACAGAGCAGCCATTGGGCGCGCTCAGGTTGGCCGCTGGGAGCGTGGGGCGAGCGTGGACCGCGGCGCGGCGGTGCGATTCTTTTCCCGGCCCTTCTCCCCGCCCCAGGCGAGGGCACcgtgtggcggcggcggcggcggggccagcGAGGCCGGAGGAGGCGGCTGTGCCCGGGCATGGTGGTCTGGGGCAACGCGGAAG